In the Natronolimnobius baerhuensis genome, one interval contains:
- a CDS encoding winged helix-turn-helix domain-containing protein, which yields MKLRQPTDFLILEALEDKGRNVATNLAAHTGKSRKNINTRLPVLEDYGLVEKIGPAERSGLYEITSMGKAALVYQDQYDEADDFEALIEGPSAGSSAGADAQAEFVRGEDDSDDE from the coding sequence GTGAAACTACGTCAACCAACTGACTTCCTGATCCTCGAAGCACTCGAGGACAAGGGGCGAAACGTGGCAACGAACCTCGCAGCACATACGGGCAAGAGCCGAAAGAACATCAACACCAGACTGCCAGTTCTCGAGGACTACGGACTCGTCGAGAAGATCGGCCCGGCCGAACGCTCCGGCCTCTACGAGATCACCTCGATGGGGAAAGCCGCACTGGTCTACCAGGACCAGTACGACGAGGCAGACGACTTCGAGGCGCTCATCGAAGGGCCAAGCGCGGGTTCGTCTGCGGGCGCCGACGCACAGGCCGAGTTCGTCCGCGGTGAGGACGACTCCGACGACGAGTAA
- a CDS encoding zinc metalloprotease, translating to MTVMNRRAFLGAIGSVASLGTLAYATRDPIETLEIGVWFSEQAATYDGLKRRIREYVIRCFDFEFWTVDLSFGGPVAVGTEDGARVTSRGEWPLQVGSGAISLGDIDPARHVNLLVTDGQMRVAPTGYGMPRIASVGGARHIAVLESFDDVLETGPETAFPWTVPVTTRVRTMQVLLHEIGHALGLDHEHGAVVREDGIGIATPMLSTYAFGSDYAGEQSHCGSVYPVPESSQRALSLSFSACSRRALAARAADD from the coding sequence ATGACAGTCATGAACCGGCGAGCGTTCCTCGGTGCAATTGGCTCTGTTGCATCACTGGGGACGCTCGCCTACGCGACTCGAGATCCTATCGAGACTCTCGAGATTGGTGTCTGGTTCTCCGAGCAGGCGGCGACCTACGATGGCCTCAAGCGCCGAATCCGCGAGTACGTCATCCGCTGTTTCGACTTCGAGTTCTGGACGGTCGACCTCTCGTTCGGTGGCCCAGTTGCAGTCGGAACCGAAGACGGGGCGCGAGTAACGAGCCGCGGCGAGTGGCCGCTTCAAGTCGGGTCGGGCGCGATCAGTCTCGGCGACATCGATCCAGCACGCCACGTCAATCTCCTCGTGACTGATGGGCAGATGAGAGTGGCACCGACAGGCTACGGCATGCCCCGCATCGCCTCAGTTGGCGGCGCACGCCACATCGCCGTCCTCGAGTCGTTCGATGACGTCCTCGAGACCGGCCCGGAGACGGCGTTCCCATGGACCGTTCCGGTGACGACGCGAGTGCGGACGATGCAGGTGCTGTTGCACGAAATCGGTCACGCGCTTGGACTGGATCACGAACACGGGGCTGTCGTTCGTGAGGATGGAATCGGTATCGCGACGCCGATGCTCAGTACGTACGCGTTCGGGTCCGACTATGCCGGCGAGCAGAGCCACTGTGGATCGGTCTATCCGGTTCCAGAGAGCAGTCAGCGAGCGCTCAGTCTGTCTTTTTCGGCGTGTTCACGTCGCGCACTCGCCGCTCGCGCTGCTGACGATTAG
- a CDS encoding DUF5804 family protein: protein MTRVCLIGNPDCTLQYELLSRETSREALATYDLTRPFDNALAMRTVSIGAAVSLLNDLQWYLTRFVDEALIKDPSVSTDEWLSRPLAEALRNGTLEPADTGEYCKIYGLERESNALSADDAPTTEETTQPDETASSPGRPRLVEPLYVRRTNGELPTYDLRDVEETLIVRLTEDEYSP from the coding sequence GTGACGCGCGTCTGTCTCATCGGGAATCCCGACTGTACCCTCCAGTACGAACTGCTCTCGCGCGAGACGTCCCGTGAGGCACTCGCAACCTACGATCTCACCCGCCCGTTCGATAACGCACTCGCGATGCGGACGGTCAGCATCGGTGCCGCCGTCTCGCTGCTCAACGACCTCCAGTGGTATCTCACCCGGTTCGTCGACGAAGCACTGATCAAGGATCCAAGCGTCAGCACCGACGAGTGGCTCTCGCGCCCGCTCGCAGAGGCGCTCCGAAACGGCACCCTCGAGCCCGCAGACACGGGCGAGTACTGCAAAATCTACGGCCTCGAGCGCGAGTCGAACGCGTTGTCGGCCGACGACGCTCCCACGACTGAGGAGACGACACAACCGGACGAAACGGCCTCGAGTCCGGGTCGGCCGCGACTGGTCGAACCACTGTACGTTCGCCGGACGAACGGCGAGTTGCCGACGTACGATCTACGCGATGTCGAGGAGACGCTCATCGTTCGGCTCACGGAAGACGAATATTCGCCGTAG
- a CDS encoding PLP-dependent cysteine synthase family protein — MKGSILDTIGSPLVQVESPEGATVAAKIESFNPGGSAKDRPALQMIRTAEQAGVIEPGDRLVEPTSGNTGIGLSLVCAARDYDLTIVMPADKSEERQQIMAAYGADLELVDGDMSDARERADELEAEGAVQLGQFDNPANPDAHYRTTGAEILEQVGDREIDAFVAGVGTGGTISGTGRRLREAFPEMDIIAVEPERNAVLSTGEAGSDDFQGMGPGFVSENLERDLIDRVETVRLEDAEDECRRLAREEGVLVGQSSGATSLVSQRIAREIADPDLECPDVPGAFDESTATPEPDGGTVEDCPLVVTVFWDSGERYLSTGLFDIDGLES, encoded by the coding sequence ATGAAAGGGAGTATCCTGGACACGATTGGCTCACCGCTCGTCCAGGTCGAGTCGCCGGAGGGGGCGACCGTCGCCGCGAAGATCGAATCGTTCAACCCCGGCGGCTCGGCGAAAGACCGGCCGGCGCTGCAGATGATCCGAACGGCCGAACAAGCGGGCGTGATCGAACCCGGTGACCGACTCGTTGAACCAACCAGCGGCAACACCGGAATCGGCCTCTCGCTGGTCTGTGCCGCCCGCGACTACGATCTGACCATCGTCATGCCCGCCGACAAATCCGAAGAGCGCCAGCAGATTATGGCAGCCTACGGCGCAGATCTCGAGCTCGTCGACGGCGACATGTCCGACGCTCGCGAGCGCGCCGACGAACTCGAGGCCGAGGGCGCAGTCCAGTTGGGCCAGTTCGACAACCCGGCGAATCCCGACGCGCACTACCGGACGACGGGCGCAGAGATCCTCGAGCAGGTCGGCGACCGCGAAATCGACGCGTTCGTCGCGGGCGTCGGGACTGGTGGCACGATATCGGGTACCGGCCGGCGACTCCGCGAGGCGTTCCCCGAAATGGACATCATCGCCGTCGAACCGGAACGAAACGCCGTGCTCTCGACAGGCGAAGCCGGCAGTGACGACTTTCAAGGCATGGGTCCCGGCTTCGTCAGCGAGAACCTCGAGCGCGATCTGATCGACCGCGTCGAAACGGTTCGACTCGAGGACGCTGAAGACGAGTGTCGCCGCCTCGCTCGCGAGGAAGGCGTCCTCGTGGGCCAATCCAGCGGCGCGACGAGCCTCGTCTCTCAGCGTATCGCCCGCGAAATCGCCGATCCCGACCTCGAGTGTCCGGACGTTCCGGGCGCGTTCGACGAGTCGACGGCGACACCTGAACCTGACGGCGGGACGGTCGAGGACTGCCCGCTCGTCGTCACTGTCTTCTGGGATAGCGGTGAGCGCTATCTGTCGACCGGGCTGTTCGATATCGACGGCCTCGAGTCGTAG
- a CDS encoding TlpA family protein disulfide reductase, translating to MSLETMNPNPTWDAASYEDAVDTLEAHNDDLVYTVWGGDWCKDCRKLLPDFGAALEAADVPDERIDEIAVDEDKQGPGVEEYGIEYIPTVVVEDDDGDEIVRFVEEEDLPPAIWLAQELESKL from the coding sequence ATGAGTCTCGAGACCATGAATCCGAATCCGACGTGGGACGCAGCCTCCTATGAGGACGCTGTCGACACACTCGAAGCACACAACGACGATCTCGTCTACACGGTCTGGGGCGGCGACTGGTGTAAGGACTGTCGAAAACTGCTCCCTGACTTCGGGGCCGCACTCGAGGCGGCCGACGTTCCCGACGAGCGTATCGACGAAATTGCCGTCGACGAAGATAAGCAGGGGCCAGGCGTCGAGGAATACGGCATTGAGTACATTCCGACTGTCGTCGTCGAGGACGATGATGGCGACGAAATCGTCCGGTTCGTCGAAGAAGAGGACCTGCCACCAGCGATCTGGCTGGCACAGGAACTCGAGTCGAAACTGTAA
- a CDS encoding FAD-dependent oxidoreductase: protein MKEEYDLIIVGGGISGASLLYTVANFTDIESVALIEKEDEIAAINSHHTNNSQTLHFGDIETNYTLEKAETVKQGAEMVAGYLEENDPDREMHSKRSKMVLAVGDEEVAKLEDRYDEEGFGDLFPKLRAIDREEIAEIEPNVVKGREPHTDMLALQTPDGYTVDYGEVAQSFVDDVRDEDGVDVYTGTAVESINETEDEFLVETEAGWFGADSTVVAAGSHSLQIAKKMGYGENKSLLPVAGSFFEANRNLLNGKVYTLQMKKLPFAAVHGDAEVHDGTLTRFGPTAKVVPMLERGNISTASDFYDVFELNLDSFLSYGNILADRILFPYVLKNLVYDVPAVGKRAFLPHVQKVVPTVELEDIERAKGYGGVRPQIVNTETKSLDMGEAKIHGDGIIFNITPSPGASTCLQNAKKDTRQVLEFLGDDYEFAEDEFEAATIENFPREGDEEQDTDPVPAGD, encoded by the coding sequence ATGAAAGAAGAATACGACCTCATTATCGTTGGCGGGGGCATTAGTGGCGCATCGCTGTTGTATACGGTCGCGAACTTCACGGACATCGAGAGCGTCGCGCTCATCGAAAAAGAAGACGAGATTGCCGCGATCAACTCGCATCATACGAACAACTCTCAGACGCTTCACTTCGGCGACATCGAGACCAACTACACCCTCGAGAAGGCCGAGACGGTCAAACAGGGTGCTGAGATGGTCGCGGGCTATCTCGAGGAGAACGACCCCGACCGGGAGATGCACAGCAAGCGCAGCAAGATGGTGCTTGCAGTCGGCGACGAGGAAGTCGCGAAACTCGAAGATCGCTACGACGAGGAAGGCTTTGGCGATCTGTTCCCGAAACTTCGCGCAATCGACCGCGAGGAAATCGCAGAGATCGAGCCAAACGTCGTCAAGGGCCGCGAGCCACACACAGACATGCTGGCACTGCAGACGCCCGACGGCTACACGGTCGACTACGGCGAGGTCGCCCAGTCGTTTGTTGATGACGTTCGCGACGAGGATGGCGTCGACGTCTACACGGGGACGGCAGTCGAGTCGATCAACGAAACCGAAGACGAGTTCCTCGTCGAAACAGAAGCTGGCTGGTTTGGGGCTGACTCGACGGTCGTCGCCGCTGGCTCACACAGCCTCCAGATCGCCAAGAAAATGGGCTACGGCGAGAACAAGTCGCTGCTCCCCGTTGCCGGAAGCTTCTTCGAAGCCAACCGGAACTTGCTCAACGGCAAGGTCTACACCCTGCAGATGAAGAAACTGCCGTTTGCAGCCGTCCACGGCGATGCCGAGGTCCACGACGGCACCCTCACCCGATTCGGCCCGACCGCGAAGGTCGTCCCGATGCTCGAGCGCGGAAATATCTCGACCGCCTCGGATTTCTATGACGTGTTCGAACTCAACCTCGATTCGTTCCTGAGCTACGGGAACATCCTCGCGGATCGGATTCTGTTCCCCTACGTGCTCAAGAACCTCGTCTACGACGTGCCCGCGGTCGGCAAACGGGCGTTCCTCCCGCACGTCCAGAAGGTCGTTCCGACGGTCGAACTCGAGGATATCGAGCGCGCGAAAGGCTACGGTGGCGTCCGCCCGCAGATCGTCAACACCGAGACGAAATCGCTGGATATGGGCGAGGCCAAGATCCACGGCGACGGCATTATCTTCAACATCACGCCTTCGCCCGGTGCTTCGACCTGCCTGCAAAACGCCAAGAAAGACACCAGACAGGTCCTCGAGTTCCTCGGCGACGACTACGAGTTCGCTGAAGACGAGTTCGAGGCTGCGACGATCGAGAACTTCCCGCGCGAAGGCGACGAGGAACAGGATACGGATCCAGTTCCTGCGGGTGACTAA